In Nicotiana tabacum cultivar K326 chromosome 17, ASM71507v2, whole genome shotgun sequence, one DNA window encodes the following:
- the LOC107813307 gene encoding calcium-transporting ATPase 5, plasma membrane-type-like, with translation MASISEDTGEETPLQVRLNGVATFIGIVGLAVALFVLIVLLCRFFTGNTKNPDGTTQFVHGKTSVSKSIDGVVHIITAAVSSCPLGFVLVMNCNVVETFCFTAPRYCHSETFC, from the exons ATGGCGAGCATATCAGAGGATACCGGTGAAGAAACTCCGTTGCAG GTGCGCTTGAATGGGGTTGCCACCTTTATTGGCATTGTTGGCCTTGCTGTTGCACTCTTTGTGCTCATTGTTCTTTTGTGCAG GTTCTTCACTGGAAATACCAAAAATCCAGATGGGACTACGCAGTTTGTCCATGGAAAGACCAGTGTTAGTAAATCAATTGATGGAGTTGTACATATCATCACTGCAGCTGTAAGCTCTTGCCCTTTAGGCTTTGTTTTGGTCATGAACTGTAACGTTGTGGAAACCTTTTGTTTCACTGCTCCTAGGTACTGTCATTCAGAAACCTTTTGTTAA